A single Coregonus clupeaformis isolate EN_2021a chromosome 39, ASM2061545v1, whole genome shotgun sequence DNA region contains:
- the LOC121554648 gene encoding odorant receptor 131-2-like — protein MSIYNGTGETGVKDYTYVRVCASTISFITLAFFNILINWTIVLEGRLRGHARFVLVFHLLVSALVYFGMSSVFYLQIYFGARPVASTCVAMITVLITSASNILLTLTAMSLDRYFAVCHPLRYSSVWHWPWLVGLLTWGLALVIPLTLFTKTERLATGPNGECGREQLKKGGLEKILLISVCTALILYSYVRILFEGRRLGVMNRRNSVGCKTVALHVTQLAVYILPNFVNFVLTVLQKQGYLQPGTKELSAVVSFAFFSLAQCVSPIVYGLRKEELLEQVHRRFPCCSRPLKSLLGPVSQKHLKAKLILEPKSILRLN, from the coding sequence ATGTCGATATATAACGGGACTGGAGAAACAGGTGTAAAGGACTACACCTATGTACGGGTTTGTGCGTCGACCATCTCCTTCATAACATTGGCGTTCTTCAACATCCTCATTAACTGGACGATAGTGCTCGAGGGGCGACTCCGGGGCCATGCTCGCTTTGTGTTGGTTTTTCACCTGTTGGTGTCTGCTCTGGTGTACTTCGGGATGAGTTCTGTTTTCTACCTCCAGATCTACTTCGGCGCCAGGCCAGTGGCATCCACATGTGTGGCCATGATAACCGTCCTAATCACCAGCGCGTCCAATATCCTTCTGACTCTCACTGCTATGTCGCTAGACCGTTATTTTGCTGTCTGTCATCCTCTGCGTTACAGTTCTGTCTGGCACTGGCCTTGGCTAGTTGGGCTACTGACATGGGGACTCGCACTGGTTATCCCCCTCACTCTGTTTACCAAGACAGAGAGGCTCGCCACTGGTCCAAATGGGGAATGTGGACGGGAACAGCTGAAGAAAGGTGGCCTGGAAAAAATATTGTTGATATCTGTGTGCACGGCGCTCATTCTGTACAGTTATGTAAGGATACTGTTTGAGGGGCGACGGTTGGGAGTGATGAATCGACGCAACAGTGTCGGATGCAAGACCGTCGCCCTGCACGTTACTCAACTCGCCGTATACATCCTCCCCAACTTCGTGAACTTTGTGTTAACAGTTCTCCAGAAACAAGGTTACCTTCAACCAGGGACCAAAGAACTGTCAGCGGTGGTTAGTTTTGCCTTCTTTAGCTTGGCGCAGTGTGTCTCACCAATCGTCTACGGTTTGCGTAAAGAGGAACTCTTGGAGCAGGTGCATCGCCGATTCCCCTGTTGTTCCCGCCCCCTGAAAAGCctcctgggcccggtttcccaaaagcatcttaaggctaaattAATCTTAGAGCCCAAAAGCATTTTAAGGCTAAATTAA